From Cloacibacillus sp. An23, the proteins below share one genomic window:
- a CDS encoding glycine/sarcosine/betaine reductase component B subunit, which yields MKLTVETVRVKDMRFGKRTCLEDGVLYVNKADILAFAEPESCFETLKIDIAYPGDSTRIINVVDVVQPRCKASDNIDWPGVLTDDYEIAGSGVTRAVEGAGIVLCQNDTYWSRKWGSFDMSGECAAINPYAKMPELVIEPMAHEGADFREYREAVRRIGFKTSVLLAKVTLDHPAESVETFDNETQYPGLPSIAYSYQIYSKQYDTQNYREPMLYGNAVPDTFPLVMQPTEILDGAISPCGGFRCVTTYEIQNHPVIVELMRRHGKDLNFAGVIITVTSVEAKHRNLVSKMAASLLKNVFHADGVIVTKGVGGASTLCVGAIASEAEKLGIKAVPIIQILNGKSNLGVECMISEPNVDSIVCSGTYYHNFTLPPVKTLLGGPKDALYLSGDDGVIGGHKIATGDPAIGQVRSTYMKQVGLMSQVGYSYGKAVDY from the coding sequence ATGAAGTTAACTGTGGAAACGGTGCGCGTGAAGGATATGCGTTTCGGCAAGAGGACATGTCTTGAGGACGGCGTGCTTTACGTCAATAAGGCGGATATTCTCGCGTTCGCGGAGCCGGAGAGCTGCTTTGAAACTCTGAAGATAGACATTGCCTATCCCGGCGATTCCACGCGCATCATCAACGTCGTCGACGTGGTCCAGCCGCGCTGCAAGGCGTCCGACAACATAGACTGGCCCGGCGTGCTGACCGACGACTATGAAATAGCCGGAAGCGGCGTCACGCGCGCCGTCGAGGGAGCCGGCATAGTGCTTTGCCAGAACGATACGTACTGGTCGAGGAAGTGGGGCTCGTTCGACATGAGCGGCGAGTGCGCCGCGATAAACCCGTACGCGAAGATGCCGGAGCTGGTCATCGAGCCTATGGCGCACGAAGGCGCCGACTTCCGCGAGTACCGTGAGGCGGTGCGCAGGATAGGCTTCAAGACGAGCGTGCTGCTCGCCAAGGTCACGCTGGACCACCCGGCGGAGTCGGTGGAGACCTTCGACAACGAGACTCAGTATCCCGGCCTTCCTAGCATAGCCTATTCGTATCAGATATACTCGAAGCAGTACGACACGCAGAACTACCGCGAGCCTATGCTATACGGCAACGCCGTGCCGGACACCTTCCCGCTCGTCATGCAGCCGACCGAGATACTCGACGGCGCTATATCGCCGTGCGGCGGCTTCCGCTGCGTCACGACCTACGAGATACAAAACCACCCCGTGATAGTGGAGCTAATGCGCCGCCACGGCAAAGACCTGAACTTCGCCGGAGTGATAATAACCGTCACCTCTGTCGAGGCGAAGCACAGGAACCTCGTCTCGAAGATGGCGGCGAGTCTGCTTAAGAATGTGTTCCACGCGGACGGCGTAATTGTTACAAAAGGCGTCGGCGGCGCTTCGACTCTGTGCGTCGGCGCGATAGCGAGCGAGGCGGAAAAGCTCGGCATCAAGGCCGTGCCGATAATCCAGATACTCAACGGCAAGAGCAACCTCGGCGTCGAATGTATGATAAGCGAGCCGAACGTGGATTCGATAGTCTGCTCAGGCACCTATTACCACAACTTCACGCTCCCGCCCGTCAAGACTCTGCTCGGCGGGCCGAAAGACGCGCTCTATTTGAGCGGAGACGACGGCGTTATCGGCGGGCACAAGATAGCCACCGGCGACCCCGCGATAGGGCAGGTGCGCTCGACCTATATGAAACAGGTCGGCCTAATGAGCCAGGTCGGCTATTCCTACGGCAAGGCCGTGGATTATTAA
- a CDS encoding glycine/betaine/sarcosine/D-proline family reductase selenoprotein B yields the protein MEQKKWRVVCYINQFFGQIGGEDMAHVGFSVKHEAVGPAKLFQNLLKDCCEVVATVICGDNYFADDTARSTAEGLAIVRELKPDLFIAGPAFNAGRYGISCGSMASAVGRELHIPTVTGMYPENPAVDLFRKDTYIVKTGIMSSQLRSVAPVMAGIGLRLLTGEHIGSAASEGYIIRDVILNEEQPQNAAQRAIEMLMKKIKGEPFESELLPPKFDIVEPAPPVADITRAKLALVTDGGLIPESNPDKLKPNGSTTWGHYDWDKLISEPHFVIHSGYDGTWVMENPYRLFPVDVLREEVAEGRLGSLEPEVYVATGNCASVAASKEKGRQIAQALLAKGVDAAILTSTUGTSTRCGSTIVKEIERAGIPVTQICAVVDIAGSVGASRILRGFAITCPVGNPNLSPEDEKSCRRRYVDKALEMLAAPGERGRVVDLI from the coding sequence ATGGAACAGAAGAAATGGCGCGTCGTCTGCTATATAAACCAGTTCTTCGGGCAGATAGGCGGGGAGGATATGGCTCACGTCGGCTTCTCGGTGAAGCATGAGGCCGTCGGCCCCGCGAAGCTCTTCCAGAATCTGCTGAAAGACTGCTGCGAGGTCGTCGCTACCGTGATATGCGGAGACAACTACTTCGCGGACGACACGGCGCGTTCGACCGCGGAAGGGCTCGCCATAGTGAGGGAGCTGAAGCCCGACCTGTTCATCGCAGGCCCGGCGTTCAACGCGGGACGCTACGGCATAAGCTGCGGCAGTATGGCATCGGCCGTCGGACGCGAACTGCACATCCCGACCGTTACCGGGATGTACCCGGAGAACCCGGCCGTGGACCTCTTCAGGAAGGACACGTACATAGTCAAGACGGGCATAATGTCCTCGCAGCTCCGCAGCGTCGCGCCCGTCATGGCCGGCATCGGCCTTCGGCTGTTGACCGGAGAACATATAGGAAGCGCCGCCTCTGAAGGCTACATTATACGCGACGTCATCCTCAACGAGGAACAGCCGCAGAACGCCGCGCAGCGCGCCATAGAAATGCTGATGAAGAAGATCAAGGGCGAGCCGTTTGAGAGCGAACTGCTCCCTCCGAAATTCGACATAGTCGAGCCGGCGCCGCCCGTCGCGGACATTACGCGCGCGAAACTCGCGCTCGTAACGGACGGCGGACTTATCCCGGAGAGCAATCCCGACAAGCTGAAACCGAACGGCAGCACGACATGGGGGCATTACGACTGGGACAAACTTATCTCCGAGCCTCACTTCGTCATACACAGCGGCTACGACGGCACATGGGTCATGGAAAATCCGTATCGCCTATTCCCGGTCGACGTACTTCGCGAGGAAGTCGCCGAAGGCCGTCTCGGCTCGCTCGAGCCCGAAGTCTACGTCGCCACCGGCAACTGCGCCTCCGTAGCCGCCTCTAAGGAAAAAGGCCGTCAGATCGCGCAGGCGCTCCTCGCAAAAGGTGTGGACGCCGCCATACTGACCTCTACCTGAGGCACGAGCACTCGTTGCGGGTCAACGATAGTAAAGGAAATAGAGCGCGCCGGCATACCGGTGACACAGATATGCGCCGTCGTGGACATTGCGGGCTCAGTAGGAGCGTCGCGCATACTGCGCGGATTTGCGATAACGTGCCCTGTCGGCAACCCGAACCTCAGCCCCGAGGATGAAAAGTCGTGCCGCAGACGCTACGTGGACAAAGCGCTCGAAATGCTCGCGGCCCCGGGCGAAAGAGGGCGTGTGGTAGACCTGATATAG
- a CDS encoding MurR/RpiR family transcriptional regulator, with translation MSEDISSKAFFSRIQEKLESLSKMERKTAECMMENRDKLIYSSITELAELAGTSEATVTRVCAKLGYSGFQALKVSVARELVSQQDKIHEDLTAGSPPEMIIDKIFSSAIHTLTMTRKALDGKAVAGSIDAICRARRIVVIGNGNSGAIALDAQHKFLRIGLNVSAYTDDHMQMIAVVSMTKEDVLLAISHSGSSRDVAEAMKLAKERGVTVISITDNGISPVSKLADIRLYTYSQETKYRTYAISSRIAELTIIDTLYTGVSLKLGDKAIQNFEALEKALVVKKY, from the coding sequence ATGAGCGAAGATATATCGAGCAAAGCATTTTTCAGCCGCATACAGGAAAAATTGGAATCCCTTTCCAAGATGGAGCGCAAGACGGCGGAATGTATGATGGAAAACCGCGACAAGCTGATCTACTCCTCCATCACGGAACTGGCCGAGCTTGCCGGGACGAGCGAGGCGACCGTCACGCGGGTCTGCGCCAAGCTCGGCTACTCAGGGTTCCAGGCGCTTAAAGTCAGCGTCGCGCGCGAGCTTGTGAGCCAGCAGGACAAGATACACGAAGACCTGACGGCAGGCTCGCCGCCCGAAATGATAATAGACAAGATATTCTCGAGCGCCATCCACACTCTCACGATGACGAGGAAGGCGCTCGACGGAAAAGCCGTCGCTGGCAGCATAGACGCTATTTGCAGAGCCCGGCGCATAGTCGTGATAGGCAACGGGAACTCAGGCGCCATCGCGCTCGACGCGCAGCACAAATTCCTGCGCATCGGGCTCAACGTCAGCGCCTACACCGACGACCACATGCAGATGATAGCGGTCGTCTCCATGACGAAAGAGGACGTGCTGCTCGCCATATCGCACTCCGGAAGCTCGCGCGACGTCGCCGAGGCGATGAAGCTGGCGAAGGAAAGAGGCGTTACCGTCATATCCATTACGGACAACGGCATATCGCCCGTTTCGAAACTGGCGGACATACGACTCTACACATATTCGCAGGAGACGAAGTACAGGACATACGCCATATCGTCGCGCATTGCGGAGCTGACCATCATCGACACACTGTACACCGGCGTGTCGCTGAAGCTCGGCGATAAGGCCATACAAAATTTCGAAGCTCTGGAGAAGGCGCTCGTCGTCAAGAAATATTAA
- the xylB gene encoding xylulokinase, with product MTEKLFGVDFGTGGCKATVIDKEGNILASAFEEYPSEHKHPGWSEQAPSLWIEAFIKTVKSCRGQMSDGFAGMLALAVTASTHNAVLMDEAGKVIRPCIMWNDQRSGGQCNRLKEKYGEEIFRIGMQMPTPTWTLPQLLWLKENEPENYGKIKRLMFTKDYVRSWVTGDFCTDIVDAQGSLLYDARKNAWSPELCGMIELPLSVLPEIRGTKEIVGKVRAEAAALTGLPERLPVIAGCSDTAAEDFSAGAVNAGQIIVKLATAGNVNLITDNAVPHAKSFTYPYSVEGKWYTVTATNSCASAYRWMRDALYPAEKELCEAKGEDVYMLMDEQASKAELGARGLIFHPYLLGERCPYFNPNARGDFFGVSMVHNKGDFARALLEGVAFSLYDCLQVLKDFTGNMEDIVIIGGGAKSPLWSQIVCDVFGLEVKMPEHAESSFGGALLAGVGVGAFSDEIEAARKCVRMKRTYKPASENHAKYEKIFAIYKEIVEASAPIWDKLAHIANE from the coding sequence GTGACGGAAAAACTTTTCGGCGTTGATTTCGGAACCGGCGGCTGCAAAGCCACCGTTATAGACAAAGAGGGAAACATCCTGGCCTCCGCCTTTGAGGAATACCCCTCCGAACACAAGCATCCCGGATGGTCCGAGCAGGCCCCGTCCCTCTGGATAGAAGCTTTCATCAAAACTGTAAAATCCTGCCGCGGACAGATGAGCGACGGCTTCGCCGGAATGCTCGCGCTCGCCGTCACCGCCTCGACGCACAACGCGGTGCTGATGGACGAAGCGGGAAAAGTCATACGCCCCTGCATCATGTGGAACGACCAGCGCAGCGGCGGCCAATGTAATCGCCTCAAAGAAAAATACGGCGAAGAGATATTCCGCATAGGAATGCAGATGCCGACGCCGACGTGGACCCTGCCGCAGCTTCTCTGGCTGAAAGAGAACGAGCCGGAAAACTACGGAAAAATAAAGCGCCTCATGTTCACAAAAGACTACGTGCGCTCATGGGTGACGGGAGACTTCTGCACCGACATCGTAGACGCGCAGGGGAGCCTGCTCTACGACGCGCGCAAAAACGCCTGGTCTCCCGAGCTCTGCGGAATGATAGAGCTGCCGCTATCCGTCCTTCCAGAAATACGCGGAACAAAGGAAATCGTCGGAAAAGTCCGCGCCGAAGCGGCCGCGCTTACCGGACTTCCCGAAAGGCTCCCGGTAATAGCCGGATGCTCCGACACTGCCGCGGAAGACTTCAGCGCCGGAGCGGTCAACGCCGGACAGATAATAGTAAAGCTTGCGACCGCGGGCAACGTCAACCTCATCACAGACAACGCCGTCCCCCACGCAAAATCATTCACGTACCCATACTCCGTAGAGGGCAAGTGGTACACCGTGACGGCGACCAACAGCTGCGCCTCTGCCTACAGATGGATGCGCGACGCGCTGTACCCCGCGGAAAAAGAACTCTGCGAAGCGAAGGGCGAAGACGTCTACATGCTAATGGACGAACAGGCGTCGAAAGCCGAACTCGGCGCGCGCGGCCTGATATTCCATCCGTACCTGCTGGGCGAACGCTGCCCGTACTTCAACCCCAACGCGCGCGGAGACTTCTTCGGCGTCAGCATGGTACACAACAAAGGCGACTTCGCCCGCGCGCTGCTCGAAGGCGTCGCATTCAGCCTTTACGACTGCCTCCAGGTACTCAAAGACTTCACCGGCAACATGGAAGACATCGTCATAATAGGCGGCGGTGCGAAAAGTCCGCTGTGGAGCCAGATCGTATGCGACGTATTCGGCCTCGAAGTAAAAATGCCCGAGCACGCGGAATCCTCCTTCGGCGGAGCGCTCCTCGCCGGAGTTGGCGTAGGCGCGTTCTCCGACGAAATCGAAGCCGCGCGCAAATGCGTAAGAATGAAACGCACATACAAACCGGCTTCGGAAAACCACGCGAAATACGAAAAAATATTCGCCATCTACAAAGAAATAGTAGAAGCCTCCGCACCGATATGGGACAAGCTCGCGCACATAGCGAATGAGTGA
- a CDS encoding asparaginase domain-containing protein: MEKVMVVSTGGTIVSVDNGGGAVPDAGAAGAAVARALDYLRGRGFECVTAWAFGEAGIDSSDMSPDEWLALSRVIVEGRDAGIKKFLVVHGTDTMAYSAAWLSLTVSGAAVVLTGSQRVPAEDGFDGADNLLGAAKLLCDTERGVFIYFACESFPGAYVHKEDSSALCAYVRTGGGVSPFFGLPRNAADALETARRLAVVYLHPAYSGGFPKNVKIIILCGYGAGNMAQRLHGEIEAAYGGAERPVIIAASSCAKGEKNPARYGGVGMAALAGKKFTVFGQGSYSLEFLITLSYLALLSDADAPEKILARCLEKF, encoded by the coding sequence ATGGAAAAGGTCATGGTCGTATCGACCGGCGGCACGATAGTCTCGGTCGATAATGGCGGCGGCGCCGTGCCGGACGCCGGGGCCGCTGGCGCCGCCGTCGCCCGGGCGCTCGATTATCTGCGCGGCCGCGGCTTCGAGTGCGTGACCGCCTGGGCTTTCGGCGAGGCCGGCATCGACAGCTCGGACATGTCGCCGGACGAGTGGCTTGCGCTTTCGCGCGTCATAGTTGAAGGGCGTGACGCAGGGATAAAAAAATTCCTAGTCGTCCACGGTACTGACACGATGGCATACAGCGCCGCGTGGCTTTCGCTTACCGTTTCCGGCGCGGCGGTCGTGCTGACCGGCAGCCAGAGAGTGCCGGCCGAGGATGGGTTCGACGGCGCGGACAATCTGCTCGGGGCGGCGAAGCTGCTCTGCGACACGGAACGCGGCGTCTTTATTTATTTTGCCTGCGAGAGCTTTCCGGGCGCTTACGTGCATAAAGAGGACTCGTCCGCGCTTTGCGCCTACGTCCGTACCGGCGGCGGAGTTTCGCCGTTTTTCGGATTGCCGCGTAATGCCGCGGACGCGTTGGAGACCGCGCGCAGGCTTGCCGTCGTTTACCTGCACCCAGCTTATTCAGGCGGCTTCCCGAAAAATGTGAAAATCATCATACTCTGCGGCTACGGCGCTGGGAATATGGCGCAGCGGCTGCACGGTGAGATCGAAGCGGCATACGGCGGAGCGGAGCGCCCGGTAATAATAGCGGCCAGCTCATGCGCGAAAGGCGAGAAAAATCCGGCGCGCTACGGCGGCGTCGGGATGGCGGCGCTCGCGGGGAAAAAATTCACGGTTTTCGGTCAGGGGAGCTATTCCCTTGAATTCTTAATTACATTATCATATCTAGCGTTATTGAGCGACGCGGACGCGCCCGAAAAAATTCTGGCGCGCTGTCTTGAAAAATTTTAA
- a CDS encoding glutamine--tRNA ligase/YqeY domain fusion protein: MASENKNQNFIEEIISADLESGRVKEVVTRFPPEPNGYLHIGHAKSICLNFGTAKEFGGRCNLRFDDTNPAKEDTEYVEAIMEDVRWLGFEWAELRYASDYFGQFHKWAIDLIKAGKAYVDDQSAEEIRANRGTLTKPGVDSPYRNRSVEENLDLFARMTAGEFEEGSHVLRAKIDMSSSNLNMRDPVIYRILKREHHRTGSKWCVYPMYDFAHGYEDAIEGVTHSICTLEFQDHRPLYDWFIANADVPSVPHQYEFARLNLTYTVMSKRKLLELVTLGIVDGWDDPRMPTVCGFRRRGYTASSIRRFCREIGVAKADSLVEIELMQHCLREELNKTALRGMAVLDPVKAVIENWPEGFVDELDAENNPEDASAGSRKIKIGREIYIERGDFMEEPVKGFFRLSPGKEVRLKHAYLITCTGFEKDADGRITEIRCTADMDSRGGDAPDGRRVKGTLHWVWAGDAVPAKVNLYGNLFTLRNMNDMEDGKDYKDYLNPDSLRVAEGALVEPSLAKAAPLDKFQFLRHGYFCADTTTTPEKPVFNLTVSLKDSWGKEQKKQG; encoded by the coding sequence ATGGCTTCGGAAAACAAGAATCAGAACTTTATCGAAGAAATCATCTCTGCGGATCTGGAAAGCGGGCGCGTCAAGGAAGTAGTCACGCGCTTCCCTCCCGAACCGAACGGATACCTTCATATAGGTCATGCAAAGTCGATATGCCTTAACTTCGGAACGGCTAAGGAATTCGGCGGGCGCTGCAACCTGCGCTTCGACGACACGAACCCGGCGAAAGAGGATACGGAGTACGTCGAGGCGATAATGGAGGACGTCCGCTGGCTCGGCTTCGAGTGGGCGGAGCTTCGCTACGCCTCCGACTATTTCGGCCAATTCCACAAATGGGCGATAGACCTCATAAAAGCAGGCAAAGCCTACGTCGACGACCAGAGCGCCGAAGAGATACGCGCCAACCGAGGGACTCTGACGAAGCCAGGCGTCGATTCCCCTTACAGGAACCGCAGCGTCGAGGAGAACCTCGACCTCTTCGCGCGCATGACGGCGGGCGAGTTCGAAGAGGGCAGCCACGTCCTCCGCGCGAAGATAGACATGTCGAGCAGCAACCTCAACATGCGCGACCCGGTCATCTATCGCATCCTGAAAAGGGAACATCACCGCACCGGCTCGAAGTGGTGCGTCTATCCCATGTACGACTTCGCCCACGGCTACGAGGACGCGATAGAGGGCGTCACGCATTCGATATGCACGCTCGAGTTCCAGGACCACCGGCCGCTCTACGACTGGTTCATCGCGAATGCGGACGTGCCGAGCGTGCCTCACCAGTACGAGTTCGCGCGCCTCAACCTCACCTATACCGTCATGAGCAAGCGCAAGCTGCTCGAGCTCGTGACGCTCGGCATCGTCGACGGATGGGACGACCCGCGCATGCCCACGGTCTGCGGCTTCCGCCGCCGCGGCTACACGGCTTCGTCGATACGCCGCTTCTGCCGCGAGATAGGCGTCGCGAAGGCCGACAGCCTCGTAGAGATAGAGCTGATGCAGCACTGCCTGCGCGAGGAGCTCAACAAGACGGCGCTCCGCGGCATGGCGGTGCTAGACCCCGTGAAGGCCGTCATCGAGAACTGGCCCGAGGGCTTCGTAGACGAGCTCGACGCGGAGAACAACCCCGAGGACGCGTCGGCGGGCAGCCGCAAAATCAAAATAGGCAGAGAAATCTACATCGAGCGCGGCGACTTCATGGAGGAGCCGGTCAAGGGCTTCTTCCGCCTCTCGCCCGGCAAGGAGGTGCGCCTCAAGCACGCCTATCTGATAACATGCACCGGCTTTGAAAAAGACGCGGACGGCAGAATAACCGAAATACGCTGCACCGCGGACATGGACAGCCGCGGCGGCGACGCGCCCGACGGACGCAGGGTCAAAGGCACGCTGCACTGGGTGTGGGCCGGAGACGCGGTGCCCGCGAAGGTCAACCTCTACGGCAACCTCTTCACGCTGCGCAACATGAACGACATGGAAGATGGCAAAGACTACAAGGACTACCTCAACCCAGACTCGCTGCGCGTCGCGGAAGGCGCTCTCGTCGAGCCGTCGCTCGCGAAGGCCGCGCCGCTCGACAAGTTCCAGTTCCTGCGCCACGGCTATTTCTGTGCCGACACCACGACGACGCCGGAAAAGCCGGTTTTCAACCTCACAGTCTCGCTCAAGGACTCATGGGGCAAGGAGCAGAAGAAGCAGGGATAA
- the glsA gene encoding glutaminase A → MSAGFERRAASLLQYWRFTNKTRYGERGASAMEEHALNRELLDNIMDVARVMSADGKPADYIPELALMPAELFALSCLPVGGNAVETGDTERFFTMQSVSKILALAFAVEHFGADNVFRHVGMEPSADSFNSLMRIEMTSSKPSNPFMNAGAIAVCSLIHTAYRDGSADRLLAFFRDITGREDGFDEKVCASEKRSADRNRALAYFMKSVGLLHGDVEAILDFYFKLCSIRCTSGGLAMIGAMLASGGVSQATGRRLVKRETVHTVTGLMSACGLYNGSGEFAVRVGLPGKSGVSGGILAVVPGRMGIGVFSPALDAKGNSLAGMRALELLSERLNLRGF, encoded by the coding sequence ATGAGCGCCGGATTTGAACGGCGCGCCGCGTCTCTGCTACAATATTGGCGTTTCACGAACAAAACGCGATACGGAGAAAGGGGCGCTTCGGCGATGGAAGAGCACGCTTTGAACAGGGAACTTCTCGACAATATCATGGACGTTGCGCGCGTGATGTCCGCGGACGGAAAGCCCGCGGACTACATACCGGAGCTGGCGCTCATGCCGGCGGAGCTCTTCGCGCTGAGCTGCCTGCCGGTAGGCGGCAACGCGGTTGAGACGGGCGACACGGAGCGTTTCTTCACGATGCAGTCGGTCTCGAAGATCCTAGCGCTCGCCTTCGCGGTCGAACACTTCGGCGCGGACAACGTATTCCGCCACGTCGGCATGGAGCCGAGCGCCGACTCGTTCAACTCGCTCATGCGCATAGAGATGACCTCGTCAAAGCCGTCGAACCCGTTCATGAACGCCGGAGCCATCGCGGTCTGCTCGCTCATCCACACAGCCTACCGCGACGGCTCGGCGGACAGGCTGCTCGCGTTTTTCAGGGACATTACGGGACGCGAGGACGGCTTCGACGAAAAGGTCTGCGCTTCCGAAAAGCGCAGCGCCGACCGCAACCGCGCGCTCGCCTACTTCATGAAGAGCGTCGGACTGCTCCACGGAGACGTCGAAGCAATACTGGACTTCTACTTCAAGCTGTGCAGCATCCGCTGCACGAGCGGCGGCCTCGCGATGATCGGCGCGATGCTCGCGTCGGGCGGCGTTTCGCAGGCTACGGGGCGCAGGCTCGTGAAGCGCGAGACCGTACACACGGTCACTGGGCTCATGAGCGCCTGCGGACTTTACAACGGCTCGGGAGAGTTCGCCGTGCGCGTAGGACTTCCCGGCAAGAGCGGCGTCTCGGGAGGAATCCTCGCCGTCGTGCCGGGACGCATGGGGATCGGCGTTTTCTCGCCCGCGCTCGACGCGAAAGGGAATTCCCTCGCGGGCATGAGGGCGCTCGAACTTCTGTCGGAAAGGCTGAACCTGCGCGGATTTTAG